In a genomic window of Infirmifilum sp. NZ:
- the rimI gene encoding ribosomal protein S18-alanine N-acetyltransferase, translated as MEVEIRAVRPEDLFYIIEMEERIFGADAFSFNYLFYLYENCREFFLIADYKGVLVGYVVSCRESEELHVHSIAVAEWFRGKGVGRRLMEETLRLARLRGLKRVRLEVKTENTVAISLYEKLGFERKAYLKSYYADGSDAYVYVLNLQ; from the coding sequence GTGGAAGTTGAGATACGCGCTGTGAGGCCTGAAGACCTCTTCTACATCATTGAGATGGAGGAGAGGATCTTCGGCGCGGACGCTTTCAGCTTTAACTACCTTTTCTACCTCTACGAAAATTGCAGGGAGTTCTTCCTCATAGCCGACTACAAAGGCGTGCTTGTGGGGTACGTCGTCTCGTGCAGGGAGTCGGAGGAGCTCCACGTTCACAGCATAGCTGTCGCCGAGTGGTTTAGAGGTAAGGGCGTTGGAAGAAGGCTTATGGAGGAGACACTGAGGCTTGCAAGGCTACGTGGCTTGAAAAGGGTGAGGCTGGAGGTGAAGACCGAGAACACAGTAGCTATATCCCTTTACGAGAAGCTGGGCTTCGAGCGAAAAGCGTACTTGAAGAGCTACTACGCGGATGGAAGTGACGCTTACGTCTATGTATTAAATCTTCAGTAG